A genomic segment from Leopardus geoffroyi isolate Oge1 chromosome A2, O.geoffroyi_Oge1_pat1.0, whole genome shotgun sequence encodes:
- the SHD gene encoding SH2 domain-containing adapter protein D, translating to MAKWLRDYLSFGGRRPPPQPPTPDYTESDILRAYREQKNLDFEDPYEDSESRLESDPAGAGDSKGLGDAKYDSPKHRLIKVEAADMARAKVLLGSPGEELELDTEYSDPFDAQPHPPPSDDGYMEPYDAQRAVSELPCKGVQLYDTPYEEQDREPGDGPPSGRRPRQSRLPQEDERPADEYDQPWEWKKDHISKAFAVQFDGPEWERTPGSAKELRKPASRSPQPAERVDPALPLEKQPWFHGPLSRADAESLLSLCKEGSYLVRLSETSPQDCSLSLRGSQGFLHLKFARTRENQFVLGQHSGPFASVPELVLHYSSRPLPVQGAEHLALLYPVVVQTP from the exons atggccaagTGGCTACGCGACTACCTGAGCTTTGGCGGTCGGAGGCCCCCTCCGCAGCCGCCTACCCCCGACTACACGGAGAGCGACATCCTGAGGGCCTACCGGGAACAGAAGAATCTGGACTTCGAGGACCCCTATGAGGACTCGGAGAGCCGCCTGGAGTCCGACCCCGCCGGCGCCGGGGACTCGAAGGGCCTCGGAGACGCCAAGTACGACTCTCCCAAGCACCGGCTCATCAAGGTGGAAGCTGCAGACATGGCCAGAGCCAAGGTCTTGCTGGGCAGCCCTGGGGAAGAG TTGGAACTCGACACCGAGTACTCAGACCCCTTTGATGCCCAGCCTCATCCGCCACCTTCAGATGATGGCTACATGGAGCCTTACGATGCCCAGAGGGCCGTGAGcg AACTGCCGTGCAAGGGGGTGCAGCTGTATGACACCCCCTATGAGGAGCAGGACCGAGAGCCAGGAGATGGGCCCCCTTCTGGAAGGAGACCTCGCCAGAGCCGGCTGCCTCAGGAGGATGAGCGGCCAGCGGATGAGTATGACCAGCCCTGGGAGTGGAAGAAAGACCACATCTCCAAGGCGTTTGCAG tgCAGTTCGACGGCCCGGAGTGGGAAAGGACCCCAGGCTCAGCCAAAGAGCTCCGGAAACCCGCATCCAGAAGCCCCCAGCCCGCGGAGCGCGTGGACCCGGCCCTGCCCCTGGAGAAACAGCC GTGGTTCCACGGCCCACTGAGCCGGGCCGATGCTGAGAGCCTCCTGTCGCTCTGCAAGGAAGGCAGCTACCTCGTGCGGCTCAGCGAGACCAGTCCCCAAGACTGCTCCCTGTCCCTCAG GGGCAGCCAGGGCTTCCTGCACCTGAAGTTCGCTCGGACCCGAGAGAACCAGTTCGTGCTGGGTCAGCACAGCGGCCCCTTCGCCAGCGTCCCGGAGCTGGTCCTGCATTACAGCTCCCGGCCGCTGCCCGTGCAGGGCGCTGAGCACCTGGCCCTACTGTACCCGGTGGTCGTGCAGACGCCCTGA